The stretch of DNA TTAATGCAGTCGGAAGAATTGCAGATCCGCAAATTGTGATTGATTTGCTGACAACAGATGAAATGGGATTAGCCTTAGAAAAGGCGATGAATTGCGAACAAATAAATCAGCGCCGTCAGCAGTTGTGCGAAGAAATCGAACAAGAAGCAGTAGCTTTAGTAGAAAAAGAGTATTTGGCGAGTTTGGAGAGCGATCGCGTTTTATTATTGGTACAACCCAATTGGCATCATGGAGTGATTGGGATCGTCGCTTCTAGGTTAGTTGAACGGTATGGCGCGCCAGTATTTATCGCTACCTACGAAGATGATACCCAGATTCGCGGTTCAGCTAGAGGAATACCAGAATTTGATGTATTTGCCGCTTTAAACTATTCTCAAGACTTATTAGGCAAATATGGGGGACATTACGCGGCAGGTGGATTTTCTTTACCTACTAGTAATTTAGCAGCTTGGCGAGAAAGATCTATTGAGTTTGCGCGTCAATCTTTGCAACCCCAACACCTCAAACCCCTAATCTACATCGATGCTCAAGCTAATTTACCAGATATAGATTTAACTTTATTCCAGGAACTAGAAACGCTGCAACCTTGTGGAATTGGTAACCGAGAACCAGTTTTTTGGACGCATAACGTGCGGATTTTAGAGCAAAGACTGTTAGCAAAGGGACATATTAAACTCAGGCTTACCCAAGATTCCCCTCACTTAGGCATAGATTTAAATCCACCACTTCCGGTACAATTTGGAGCGATCGCTTGGCGTTGGGGAGAGTTTTTCCCTCTCCCCCCCAGATTGGATATTGCTTATAAGTTGCGTCTCAATACTTGGCAAGGTCAATCTAAATTAGAATTAGAATTAGTAGGGGCTAGATCCAGTATTTAAGTTGAAATTTACAATTGCGTTTTCCCTGTAGAAAACTTGACATTAGTATCTTTAAATGATAGGACTCATGAAGCCAATAAATTACTAATAAATTAACAGATTTATTATGCGCTTGAGTTCGCCAGATTTATTCCGCACTACCACGCGCCTAACATCATTAGATGTATTTCGTGGGATCGCGATCGCAGGCATGATTTTAGTCAATAAAGCTAGCTTAGCAGACAACGTTTATCCGCAACTAAATCATGCTGATTGGAATGGTTTAACATTAGCCGATTTAGTTTTTCCCTTTTTCTTATTTGTAGTTGGTGTGGCGATGGCTTTTTCTTTAGCCAAATACACCCAAGGAGATGCTACTCCTACTTTAAAAGTTTACTGGCGAATTATCAGTCGCTGCTTAATTCTTTTTGGTTTGGGTTTGCTACTAAATGGCTTTTGGAATTACGATTTCAGCAGCATCCGCATTATGGGAATACTGCAACGAATTAGTTTAGCCTATTTAATATCTTCGTTAATTGTCCTCAACGTTCCGCGTAAAGGTCAGTGGTTAATAGCAGCCGGATTATTAATAGGATATTGGCTGTTAATGTCTTTTGTTCCGGTTCCCGAATTTGGCGCGGGAATCTTAACTAGAGAAGGAAATTTTGGCGCTTATATAGATAGATTCATCATAGGAACAGCCCATTTGTATAAGGGAGACGGCTTCAAAAATATGGGCGATCCCGAAGGATTATTTGCCACTTTACCAGCTATAGCATCCGTACTTTTAGGAT from Merismopedia glauca CCAP 1448/3 encodes:
- a CDS encoding acyltransferase family protein; the encoded protein is MRLSSPDLFRTTTRLTSLDVFRGIAIAGMILVNKASLADNVYPQLNHADWNGLTLADLVFPFFLFVVGVAMAFSLAKYTQGDATPTLKVYWRIISRCLILFGLGLLLNGFWNYDFSSIRIMGILQRISLAYLISSLIVLNVPRKGQWLIAAGLLIGYWLLMSFVPVPEFGAGILTREGNFGAYIDRFIIGTAHLYKGDGFKNMGDPEGLFATLPAIASVLLGYFIGQWLRNQRPDSKVSMSMVLWGLSYLVMGQLWDFWFPINKKLWTSSYVLFTTGCALLVLAACYELIEVRKRKGWSKPLEVLGLNPILVFVGSVLVIKFLAKTQVGTGEDAPSTYAWINQTFFQSWAGSLNGPLLFSIITLLFWFLVAYAMYKQRWFLKV